In Streptomyces chartreusis, the following proteins share a genomic window:
- a CDS encoding MMPL family transporter, producing the protein MARWCYRHRLVVLLLWLGALFGLGAASAGAGTNYANVFSLPDTDSATAYDLMEKAFPERAGDTDTVVWKVDEGSVRDESVRSRIEPALEEIGRMKGVGEVTDPYAAQGAAQISEDGRIAYAQVTFTEQANAVPKELIEDVVDKAQAAEADGLQVELGGQAIARTQEPPQGTAEAVGILAAAVVLFLAFGSLFAMLLPIVVAVAGVGTGMIATMLMSHVTDVPEVAPLLGSLIGLGVGIDYALFIVTRHRRGILRGMKPEEAAVTALNTSGRAVLFAGGTVCIALAGMLVMNMRFLDGVVVATSLTVVLSVLAAITLLPALLGLLGMRVLSRRQRRRLAATGPEPAEASGLAARWSSYVQRRPLPVAVMAVVVMAVLAIPVLSLRLGATDQGNHQESTTTRQAYDLLAEGFGPGFNGPLQVVVEGDAPTGLVDGIRSTEGVAQVAAVPPAGGVTVIQVVPTTSPQSEQTDRLIDRLRDDVIPQSGAEAHVGGVTAVFKDFASVTADRLPYFVATIIALGFLLLMVAFRSLVVPLTAALMNLIAAAASFGVLVAIFQWGWGTELIGVGKEGPITSFLPVIMLSLLFGLSMDYQVFLVSRMHEEWVHTKDNARAVRVGLAETSRVINSAALIMICVFSAFVLSGDMEGAMAGIGLAAAVALDAFILRTALVPAAMHMLGKANWWLPDWLEKRLPHLAVEPREEPPAEEPEPVVAGRTSVVHGFVRTTDGAPVDGAAVTLLTKGGRQLDRVMSLADGSYIVSVPAPGTYLLATAAESYGSRAGQVVVTEGPLVYDVELAEGGVDAVN; encoded by the coding sequence TTGGCACGGTGGTGCTATCGGCATCGGCTGGTGGTCCTGTTGCTGTGGTTGGGGGCACTGTTCGGACTGGGCGCGGCGAGTGCCGGCGCCGGGACGAACTACGCGAACGTCTTCTCCCTCCCGGACACGGACTCGGCGACCGCGTACGACCTGATGGAGAAGGCCTTCCCGGAGCGTGCCGGCGACACCGACACGGTGGTGTGGAAGGTGGACGAGGGATCCGTACGGGACGAGTCCGTACGCTCCCGGATCGAGCCCGCCCTTGAGGAGATCGGGCGGATGAAGGGGGTCGGTGAGGTCACCGACCCCTACGCGGCGCAAGGGGCCGCGCAGATCAGCGAGGACGGGCGGATCGCCTACGCCCAGGTCACCTTCACGGAGCAGGCGAACGCCGTCCCCAAGGAGCTGATCGAGGACGTCGTCGACAAGGCGCAGGCAGCCGAGGCCGACGGGCTCCAGGTCGAGCTGGGCGGCCAGGCCATCGCCCGCACCCAGGAGCCCCCGCAGGGCACCGCGGAGGCGGTCGGCATCCTCGCCGCGGCCGTCGTGCTGTTCCTCGCGTTCGGCTCGCTGTTCGCGATGCTGCTGCCGATCGTCGTGGCGGTCGCGGGCGTCGGCACCGGCATGATCGCGACGATGCTGATGAGCCACGTCACGGACGTGCCAGAAGTGGCCCCGCTGCTCGGCTCGCTGATCGGCCTCGGCGTCGGCATCGACTACGCCCTGTTCATCGTCACCCGGCACCGGCGCGGCATCCTGCGCGGGATGAAGCCCGAGGAGGCGGCCGTGACCGCCCTCAACACCTCCGGGCGGGCGGTGCTGTTCGCGGGCGGCACCGTGTGCATCGCGCTCGCCGGCATGCTGGTGATGAACATGCGGTTCCTGGACGGCGTGGTCGTCGCGACCTCGCTGACCGTCGTCCTCAGCGTGCTGGCCGCGATCACCCTGCTGCCGGCCCTGCTCGGGCTGCTCGGCATGCGGGTGCTCAGCCGCCGGCAGCGGCGCCGGCTCGCCGCGACGGGACCGGAGCCGGCCGAGGCGAGCGGGCTCGCGGCGCGCTGGTCGTCGTACGTCCAACGGCGTCCGCTGCCGGTCGCGGTGATGGCCGTCGTCGTGATGGCGGTCCTCGCGATCCCCGTGCTTTCGCTGCGCCTGGGCGCCACCGACCAGGGCAACCACCAGGAGTCGACCACCACCCGGCAGGCCTACGACCTGCTCGCCGAGGGCTTCGGCCCCGGCTTCAACGGCCCGCTCCAGGTGGTCGTCGAGGGCGACGCCCCGACCGGCCTCGTCGACGGCATCAGGTCCACCGAGGGCGTCGCCCAGGTGGCCGCCGTGCCGCCCGCGGGCGGTGTCACGGTGATCCAGGTCGTGCCGACCACCTCACCGCAGTCCGAGCAGACGGACCGGCTGATCGACCGGCTGCGCGACGACGTGATCCCGCAGTCCGGGGCCGAGGCCCATGTCGGCGGTGTGACGGCTGTCTTCAAGGACTTCGCGTCGGTCACGGCGGACCGGCTGCCCTACTTCGTCGCGACGATCATCGCGCTCGGCTTCCTGCTGCTGATGGTGGCGTTCCGCTCCCTTGTGGTGCCGCTGACGGCCGCGCTGATGAACCTCATCGCGGCGGCCGCGTCCTTCGGCGTGCTCGTGGCGATCTTCCAGTGGGGCTGGGGCACCGAACTCATCGGCGTCGGCAAGGAGGGCCCGATCACGTCCTTCCTGCCGGTCATCATGCTGTCCCTGCTGTTCGGCCTCTCCATGGACTACCAGGTGTTCCTGGTGAGCCGGATGCACGAGGAGTGGGTGCACACCAAGGACAACGCGCGTGCGGTCCGCGTCGGCCTCGCGGAGACCAGCCGGGTCATCAACTCCGCCGCCCTGATCATGATCTGTGTGTTCAGCGCGTTCGTGCTGAGCGGCGACATGGAGGGCGCGATGGCCGGCATCGGCCTGGCGGCGGCCGTCGCCCTGGACGCCTTCATCCTGCGTACGGCCCTGGTGCCGGCCGCGATGCACATGCTCGGCAAGGCGAACTGGTGGCTGCCGGACTGGCTGGAGAAGCGGCTGCCGCATCTGGCGGTCGAGCCCAGGGAGGAGCCGCCGGCCGAGGAGCCCGAGCCGGTCGTCGCGGGCCGGACGTCGGTCGTGCACGGCTTCGTCCGCACCACCGACGGCGCACCCGTCGACGGCGCCGCGGTGACGCTGCTGACCAAGGGCGGACGTCAGCTGGACCGGGTGATGTCGCTGGCCGACGGCTCGTACATCGTGTCGGTGCCGGCGCCGGGCACATATCTGCTGGCGACGGCCGCCGAGTCGTACGGGTCCCGGGCCGGGCAGGTCGTGGTGACGGAAGGGCCGCTCGTGTACGACGTCGAGCTCGCCGAGGGCGGCGTGGACGCCGTCAACTGA
- a CDS encoding sensor histidine kinase, which yields MRIPWISRVGRPRGIHSLRGKLTLANVALLAIGIVVATAVSLVTARFYLLDKVDSELKSARTTLGHAGFTLRQIESLSELGVALDKFTDGGARDTDPLPSPSMVYVAVDTAGRPVALGPLTPTPRQHALAAAAKDPVALAADEDPRDVRVDGDRYRMVGAQLADGTIVLIAVPTEGLHEGMGKALRMDLAVGTLLLALLGCLTMFSVRRRMRPLEDMVETSSAIAEGDLTRRIPSNSDPTLEVEQLRVALNSMLHQVESAYRTRERSAAQLRRFVGDASHELRTPLAAIRGYLQLYDRGMLPEPAERKRVWDRMNGEVDRMGRLVDELLTLARLDQRPELRFRNVDLSRLVRESAEDLRVQQPERPITVDADGTLLVHADESGLRQVLGNLLSNVRTHTPADVPVRLGLERTDGVVRLCVEDKGAGLCEEDAARIFDRFFRAGGGAGSGLGMAIVQGVVEAHGGEVAVRTAPGEGLAVTVILATGAASRS from the coding sequence ATGAGGATCCCCTGGATCTCCCGCGTCGGCCGCCCGCGCGGGATCCACTCCCTGCGCGGCAAGCTGACCCTGGCGAACGTGGCGCTGCTGGCCATCGGCATCGTCGTCGCGACCGCGGTCAGCCTGGTGACCGCGCGGTTCTACCTGCTCGACAAGGTCGACAGCGAGCTGAAGAGCGCGCGCACCACCCTGGGGCACGCCGGGTTCACACTGCGCCAGATCGAGTCGCTGAGCGAACTGGGCGTCGCGCTGGACAAGTTCACCGACGGCGGCGCCCGCGACACCGACCCGCTGCCGAGCCCGAGCATGGTCTACGTCGCCGTCGACACCGCCGGACGGCCGGTCGCCCTCGGCCCGCTGACGCCGACACCCCGCCAGCACGCCCTGGCCGCCGCCGCGAAGGACCCGGTGGCCCTCGCGGCGGACGAGGATCCACGGGACGTACGGGTCGACGGCGACCGCTACCGCATGGTCGGCGCGCAGCTGGCGGACGGCACCATCGTGCTGATCGCCGTCCCGACCGAGGGCCTGCACGAAGGCATGGGCAAGGCCCTCAGGATGGACCTGGCCGTCGGCACGCTGCTGCTGGCGCTGCTCGGCTGTCTGACCATGTTCAGCGTGCGCCGCCGGATGCGGCCGCTGGAGGACATGGTGGAGACCTCGTCGGCGATAGCAGAAGGCGATCTGACCCGGCGCATCCCGTCCAACAGCGATCCGACGCTGGAGGTCGAGCAGCTGCGGGTGGCCCTGAACTCGATGCTCCACCAGGTGGAGTCGGCGTACCGCACGCGCGAGCGCAGCGCGGCCCAGCTGCGCCGGTTCGTCGGCGACGCCTCGCACGAACTGCGCACCCCGCTGGCCGCGATACGCGGCTATCTCCAGCTGTACGACCGGGGGATGCTGCCGGAGCCCGCCGAGCGCAAGCGGGTCTGGGACCGGATGAACGGCGAGGTCGACCGCATGGGCCGGCTCGTCGACGAGCTGCTCACCCTCGCCCGGCTCGACCAGCGGCCCGAACTGCGCTTCCGCAACGTCGACCTGAGCCGGCTGGTGCGCGAGTCCGCCGAGGACCTGCGGGTGCAGCAGCCCGAGCGGCCGATCACGGTCGACGCCGACGGCACCCTGCTGGTGCACGCCGACGAGTCGGGGCTGCGCCAGGTGCTGGGCAATCTGCTGAGCAACGTCCGCACGCACACGCCCGCCGACGTGCCGGTGCGGCTGGGTCTCGAGCGGACGGACGGCGTCGTGCGGCTGTGTGTCGAGGACAAGGGGGCCGGGCTGTGCGAGGAGGACGCGGCACGGATCTTCGACCGGTTCTTCCGGGCCGGCGGAGGTGCGGGCAGCGGGCTCGGGATGGCGATCGTGCAGGGCGTGGTGGAGGCCCACGGCGGCGAGGTCGCGGTGCGGACGGCGCCGGGCGAGGGGCTGGCCGTCACGGTGATCCTCGCGACCGGTGCGGCTTCACGGTCGTAA
- a CDS encoding metallophosphoesterase, with protein MVIVFALAALLVLSVVVVGNWWMWRRLFRDTTRAPGLVRRVGVVVIVGGWALTIGGLVAERTGAPFWLQQVLAWPGFLWLALAMYLMLGVLAGELVRPLLRRWLERRARVGEAEAVPAPEPEPVPVAAAGPADPPPPSATDSPADSTAPPGGPLAAPTRRLFVSRVIAGTAAAAAVGTVGYGTYGVLRGPKVKRVTVPLAKLPRAAHGYRIAVVSDVHLGPVLGRGFAQKVVDTINGTQPDLIAVVGDLVDGSVKDLGPAAAPLAGLRARHGAYFVTGNHEYFSGAEQWIEEVRRLGLRPLENARTELPHFDLAGVNDVAGESEGQGPDFAKALGDRDRARACVLLAHQPVQIHDAVDHGVDLQLSGHTHGGQLWPGNLVAGLANPTLAGLERYGDTQLYVSRGAGAWGPPTRVGAESDITVIELASRQA; from the coding sequence GTGGTCATCGTCTTCGCGCTCGCCGCGCTGCTCGTGCTGTCCGTCGTGGTGGTGGGCAACTGGTGGATGTGGCGTCGTCTGTTCCGTGACACGACCCGCGCTCCCGGCCTCGTGCGCCGGGTGGGCGTGGTGGTGATCGTCGGCGGCTGGGCGCTGACGATCGGCGGCCTGGTCGCCGAGCGCACGGGCGCGCCCTTCTGGCTCCAGCAGGTCCTGGCCTGGCCGGGCTTCCTGTGGCTGGCCCTGGCGATGTACCTGATGCTGGGCGTCCTGGCCGGTGAGCTCGTACGGCCCCTGCTGCGCCGCTGGCTCGAGAGACGGGCGCGCGTGGGGGAGGCCGAGGCCGTACCGGCACCGGAGCCCGAGCCCGTCCCGGTGGCCGCCGCGGGTCCGGCCGACCCGCCCCCGCCTTCGGCGACCGACTCGCCCGCGGACTCCACGGCACCGCCCGGCGGCCCCCTGGCCGCCCCCACCCGGCGTCTCTTCGTCTCCCGGGTCATCGCCGGAACCGCCGCCGCAGCCGCCGTCGGGACCGTCGGCTACGGCACCTACGGCGTTCTGCGGGGCCCGAAGGTCAAGCGGGTCACTGTCCCGCTGGCCAAGCTGCCGCGCGCGGCGCACGGTTACCGGATCGCGGTCGTCAGCGACGTCCATCTGGGCCCCGTCCTAGGCCGGGGCTTCGCGCAGAAGGTCGTCGACACCATCAACGGCACCCAGCCCGACCTCATCGCCGTCGTGGGCGACCTGGTCGACGGCAGCGTGAAGGACCTCGGCCCGGCGGCCGCCCCGCTCGCCGGGCTCCGGGCACGGCACGGCGCGTACTTCGTCACCGGCAACCACGAGTACTTCTCGGGTGCCGAGCAGTGGATCGAGGAGGTTCGCCGCCTGGGCCTGCGCCCGCTGGAGAACGCCCGCACCGAACTGCCCCACTTCGACCTGGCCGGCGTCAACGACGTCGCGGGCGAGAGTGAGGGCCAGGGCCCCGACTTCGCCAAGGCGCTCGGCGACCGGGACAGGGCACGCGCGTGCGTGCTGCTCGCCCATCAGCCGGTCCAGATCCACGACGCCGTCGACCACGGCGTCGACCTCCAGCTCTCCGGCCACACCCACGGCGGCCAGCTGTGGCCAGGCAACCTCGTCGCGGGCCTGGCGAATCCGACCCTCGCGGGTCTGGAGCGGTACGGCGACACACAGCTGTACGTCAGCCGCGGCGCCGGTGCCTGGGGCCCGCCCACGCGCGTGGGCGCCGAGTCGGACATCACGGTGATCGAGCTGGCGTCCCGTCAGGCCTGA
- a CDS encoding SCO4848 family membrane protein, giving the protein MKLSRPVSWFLLAFGVWSWVIWVTFVKNLIKDSSGLAFDDGHPTAYFWVHLLLAVVSFVLGTVVGVIGLRGVRALRRMS; this is encoded by the coding sequence ATGAAGCTCAGCCGCCCGGTCTCCTGGTTCCTGCTCGCCTTCGGGGTGTGGAGCTGGGTCATCTGGGTCACTTTCGTCAAAAATTTGATCAAGGACAGCAGCGGGCTGGCGTTCGACGACGGTCACCCCACGGCGTACTTCTGGGTGCACTTGCTGCTCGCCGTCGTCTCCTTCGTATTGGGGACGGTCGTCGGAGTCATTGGGTTGCGTGGAGTGCGGGCACTGCGCCGGATGTCATAG
- a CDS encoding response regulator transcription factor: MTTGSGTVLVVEDEESIADVLAIALRYHRFEVMTAGTVRDALSLAERTRPDAALLDVMLPDGDGRALGRELRVRRPDLALVFLTARDAPAEIVGALGFGDDYITKPFDVDVVVARLTAVLRRTRPADVLPQRPPLRYGDLELDETTYSVRRAGRTVELTPTEYALLRFLVRNGGRIVPKDQLLRHVWQYEHTPPESTVVETYISYLRRKLDALGPPVITTRRGVGYGLA, encoded by the coding sequence ATGACGACGGGATCAGGCACGGTGCTGGTGGTGGAGGACGAGGAGTCCATCGCGGACGTCCTCGCCATCGCCCTGCGCTACCACCGGTTCGAGGTCATGACGGCGGGCACCGTCCGTGACGCGCTCAGCCTCGCCGAGCGCACCCGCCCCGACGCGGCACTGCTCGACGTCATGCTCCCCGACGGCGACGGCCGTGCCCTCGGGCGCGAACTGCGCGTGCGCCGGCCCGACCTGGCGCTGGTGTTCCTCACCGCACGCGACGCGCCCGCCGAGATCGTCGGCGCCCTCGGCTTCGGCGACGACTACATCACCAAGCCGTTCGACGTCGACGTGGTCGTCGCCCGGCTGACGGCCGTACTGCGCCGCACCCGCCCCGCCGACGTCCTGCCGCAGCGTCCGCCGCTGAGATACGGCGATCTGGAGCTGGACGAGACGACGTACTCGGTGCGCCGCGCGGGCCGCACCGTCGAGCTCACCCCGACCGAGTACGCCCTGCTGCGCTTCCTGGTCCGCAACGGCGGCCGGATCGTGCCCAAGGACCAGCTCCTGCGCCATGTCTGGCAGTACGAACACACCCCGCCGGAGTCGACCGTCGTGGAGACCTACATCAGCTATCTGCGGCGCAAGCTGGACGCCCTGGGACCACCGGTGATCACCACGCGGCGCGGTGTCGGATACGGGCTGGCATGA
- a CDS encoding ATP-binding protein encodes MLRRNAFRLPRHPASVGLARRRVRDHLADWGHGPRDPALQDAVLLVSELATNVVRHGPSPRFGSGEHPQPEREFEVAVTALADGSCLIEVSDESQQEPRLRAVGEWEEAGRGLHLVENLAAAWGVWSRGRHGKTVWALIITNLGP; translated from the coding sequence GTGTTGAGACGCAACGCCTTCAGGCTGCCCCGGCATCCGGCGTCCGTCGGTCTCGCGCGGCGCCGGGTCCGGGATCACCTGGCCGACTGGGGGCACGGACCGCGCGATCCGGCGCTTCAGGACGCGGTGCTGCTCGTCTCCGAGCTGGCCACCAACGTCGTCCGGCACGGCCCGTCCCCGCGCTTCGGGAGCGGGGAGCACCCGCAGCCGGAGCGTGAGTTCGAGGTCGCGGTCACCGCGCTCGCCGACGGCTCCTGTCTGATCGAGGTGTCGGACGAGAGCCAACAGGAGCCGCGGCTGCGGGCGGTGGGGGAGTGGGAGGAGGCCGGCCGCGGCCTGCACCTGGTGGAGAACCTGGCCGCGGCGTGGGGAGTGTGGAGCCGGGGACGGCACGGCAAGACGGTGTGGGCGCTGATAATCACCAACCTGGGCCCCTGA
- a CDS encoding ABC transporter substrate-binding protein, which translates to MRSIRMRILATLLVLAAVGVGGWQLLPSQQDDSRTITVGTTDGVTSLDPAGAYDAGSWALFSNVFQSLLTFEPGGVTPVPDAARSCSFDGTGLRTYRCELREGLTFPSGRAMTGEDVKFSFDRVKRIKSDVGPSSLLDTLASVSASGRDVTFHLSSPDATFPLKVATGAGAIVDREKYPAKALRTDNGVDGTGPYNLTGYTKDKQATLAPNTHYRGAISGTGRPVELRYYGDGNALEKAWKGKQVDVATRTLPPEVLAGLNASDPGQRVSEADSSEIRNLYFNTRKASPLHDVRVRQAMAWLIDREKLAATVYKGTVDPLYSLIPTGITGHTTSYFDAYPRLNKAKARALLTDAGAALPVRFTYGYATGRGSGAEEASEIKRQLEATGLFKVTLKGYEWTDFQKRWASGKLDAYAVGWVADFPDPDTYGGPLVGTNGTMSTGYSDKSVDQLITASQQYADRGEATKDFRSLQEAVARDVPVIPLWQAKEYVVSSEEVGGGQYLSDGTGVFRLWRLTWI; encoded by the coding sequence ATGCGTTCCATTCGCATGCGGATTCTCGCGACGCTGCTCGTGCTGGCGGCCGTGGGAGTGGGCGGCTGGCAGTTGTTGCCGTCGCAGCAGGACGACAGCAGGACCATCACGGTCGGCACGACGGACGGTGTCACGTCGCTGGACCCGGCCGGCGCCTATGACGCCGGTTCCTGGGCACTGTTCAGCAACGTCTTCCAGTCGCTGCTGACATTCGAGCCGGGCGGCGTGACACCCGTGCCCGACGCGGCCCGGAGTTGCAGCTTCGACGGCACCGGTCTGCGTACCTACCGGTGCGAGTTGCGGGAGGGGCTCACCTTCCCGAGCGGGCGCGCGATGACGGGCGAGGACGTGAAGTTCTCCTTCGACCGGGTCAAGCGGATCAAGTCGGACGTCGGCCCGTCCTCGCTGCTGGACACCCTCGCGTCGGTGAGCGCGAGCGGCCGTGACGTCACGTTCCATCTCTCGTCGCCCGACGCCACGTTCCCGCTGAAGGTGGCCACCGGCGCCGGCGCGATCGTGGACCGCGAGAAGTATCCGGCCAAGGCGCTGCGCACCGACAACGGTGTCGACGGCACCGGCCCGTACAACCTCACCGGGTACACCAAGGACAAGCAGGCCACCCTCGCCCCCAACACGCACTACAGGGGAGCGATCAGCGGTACCGGCCGCCCGGTGGAACTGCGGTACTACGGCGACGGGAACGCCCTGGAGAAGGCGTGGAAGGGCAAGCAGGTCGACGTCGCCACACGCACGCTGCCGCCCGAGGTCCTCGCCGGCCTGAACGCCTCCGACCCGGGTCAGCGTGTCTCCGAGGCCGACAGCTCCGAGATCCGCAACCTCTACTTCAACACCCGCAAGGCCTCGCCCCTGCACGACGTCAGGGTCCGGCAGGCCATGGCCTGGCTGATCGACCGCGAGAAGCTCGCCGCGACCGTGTACAAGGGCACCGTCGACCCGCTGTACTCGCTGATCCCGACCGGCATCACCGGCCACACCACGTCGTACTTCGACGCCTACCCCCGGCTGAACAAGGCCAAGGCGCGCGCCCTGCTCACCGACGCCGGCGCCGCCCTGCCCGTGCGCTTCACCTACGGCTACGCCACCGGCCGCGGTTCCGGGGCCGAGGAGGCCTCGGAGATCAAGCGGCAGCTGGAGGCGACCGGCCTGTTCAAGGTGACGCTCAAGGGCTACGAGTGGACCGACTTCCAGAAGCGCTGGGCGAGCGGCAAGCTCGACGCGTACGCCGTCGGCTGGGTCGCCGACTTCCCCGACCCGGACACCTACGGGGGCCCGCTCGTCGGCACGAACGGCACCATGAGCACCGGATACAGCGACAAGTCCGTGGACCAGCTGATCACGGCCAGCCAGCAGTACGCCGACCGCGGCGAGGCGACGAAGGACTTCCGCTCGCTCCAGGAGGCCGTCGCCCGCGACGTCCCCGTGATCCCGCTGTGGCAGGCCAAGGAGTACGTCGTCTCCAGCGAGGAGGTCGGCGGCGGCCAGTACCTCTCCGACGGCACCGGCGTCTTCCGGCTCTGGCGTCTCACCTGGATCTGA